A genomic window from Silene latifolia isolate original U9 population chromosome Y, ASM4854445v1, whole genome shotgun sequence includes:
- the LOC141632192 gene encoding uncharacterized protein LOC141632192, giving the protein MATGQTPFSLVFGAEPVIPSKVLVPTHRYGCQTAEQNQIEMTRSLETVDELRESAYIRMASYNQSVTRTYNKNVNMKTLAVGDLVLRRVFENTKNHKADKFGYKWEGPYEVESIVKNGAYRLMTMQGQILHKPWNIRHLKQYFV; this is encoded by the coding sequence ATGGCAACGGGACAGACGCCATTCAGCCTAGTATTCGGGGCGGAACCAGTGATCCCGTCAAAAGTTCTGGTACCAACACACAGATATGGCTGCCAAACAGCAGAGCAGAATCAAATCGAAATGACCAGGAGCCTGGAAACAGTTGACGAGCTAAGAGAAAGTGCTTACATACGCATGGCATCATACAATCAATCTGTAACCAGAACGTATAACAAAAATGTCAATATGAAGACCCTTGCGGTAGGGGACCTGGTACTCAGAAGGGTATTTGAGAATACCAAAAATCACAAGGCTGACAAGTTTGgttacaaatgggaaggaccgtATGAGGTCGAAAGCATTGTTAAGAATGGGGcatacaggttgatgaccatgcaGGGTCAGATCTTGCACAAACCCTGGAACATTCGCCATCTAAAACagtactttgtctga